DNA from Eucalyptus grandis isolate ANBG69807.140 chromosome 5, ASM1654582v1, whole genome shotgun sequence:
ATGcaggaacaatttctttgaGTGCATTCAAAAAATCATCCATAGTGACTTTGATACTCTCTTCATCTACAGGCTTGGTAAGATCATCAAGACTTAATTGTCTATTCAGAGCATATGATACGGCACTCTTCACAACGCCTTCAATTTCTGCACCACTATAGTTCTTCGTACGAGCAGCTGCACAATCGCAGATTGCAAATAAGGTAGGGTCATCACAAGAGATGAACTAAGCACCAGCTTTTTTAGCATatacatcttttcttttcttttttctttttttaggtaATTAAGAACATCCCTTACCCCTACTTCACAGGAGGTGGATCCCAATTCTCAGAGAGAACAGTGGCCACCAGGCCAGGGACCCAGTAGTTCCTTTTAGTATATATGTAATACGTCCAGAAATACAAGAGTTAGCCTATTTGATCAAAGAAAAACGCAAAATTATTCAAAACTACATTACTATCATATTATATGCCCATTTTTTTCTGCTTCCACATGACAATGCTGAATAAGGTAAGCCACTtcttaaataataaacaaagatTTGCTTGATGAAGTTTCATTCTAGTAAATGTGCCAGCTGACTAACCAAGCGCGGATAGATTGACATCAGGAGCAAGAAAAGAATTCTCTTTCATCTTGTTCGTGTGGATCTGAAAGATTTGCAGGCGACCATTCTCATCAGGAAGGCTTATCTCAACTTGTACCTCCAAGCGTCCAGGTCTATATATCAAAAGTCCAAAATGTCAGTATGTCTTTAAGTATCTACTTTTACCTCTAAAACAAATATTGTAAATGTACATATGATCCTGCCAAAGTCATGATGCCACCGCATGTCAGCAACAAAATTACAATCTTTTCTATCCTCAAAGTGCTAGCCATAATATATCTTAAAAGCAACAATTAAACAATCTTCCATTAAGTTGCAAGATGACATATGAATGCTTTTTACCATCTCAGGAGATCAAAAGCAGCTACAAAACTTAGAcatgaagaaccaaaagagaaaatgagggACCACCTCAAAAGAGCCTCATCAAGAAGATCTTTTCTGTTGGTCATTCCAATAAGCAAAACATTGTTCAGTGACTCTACACCATCAATCTGAAAATCAGGAAATATCTCAGCAGCAATGATTGGTATAAATGAGCATAACAGGAAATATTTGcagataaaaatggaaaattactGCACACGATTAGATACTACTACGGACCTTTGTAAGTAGCTGGTTTACAATACTGTCATGAACTCCAGTACCATCTCTGGTAGATCCTCTTGACTGCAGATGCAAAATCAGGTCATTTCATATCTTTATTATAAAAAGTCAACAAGCAGCACTAGTCTACAATAAGACAAAACACAGCCAtttaagaagcaaaaaaaaaaaaaaaaaaaaaaagcgacaAATTAACATGATAAAGATGGGACTCTAAGCAAAAAGTGCAGTTAATGCAATTGACACATAAATATCACAACCATAtctccattttttaattttttgtgcttttgtgtgtgtgtgtgtgtgtttttttttttttttgggggtgtaATGGGGTTATCGAGACAAGCACTGCACAGTACATAGTTCCATTAAACTTGATAAAAATTCTAGGAACGAATTAAGCAACTTAACAAAACATATAGTAGGTTAAGAGTATTTTATATTGGATATCCGAATAGTGAATGTTAGTTATCAGACCATCAGGGAAAAATCCTACAATGGAACCTTGAAAACTATAAAAATCATGATAGAGGACCTACCAAGACAATAAAATACAAAAGTGTAATCATACAGCTAAAGTTGACCTTATACGGGAACCAAACCCTGCAGACACACTGCCTGCTATTCTATATACACTACTTCCAAAACAAAAAGCCAAATACAACCAGTTACTAAGAAATGACAGGGAAGACGAAGTTGCCCCAAGCAATTGATATAAGCAGCAGTGCTAGCTATTCAACATCATAGAGGACAGGAATGCATATATCGACCAGATAATGTCATACCTTGCATATagcatcaatttcatcaaaaatgaTGACATGCAAATCACTCTCATCGCCTGAAAATTAATGTGAGGCATAAGTTATAGATACTTGCCAAGAAAAATCATACTGCAATTCATATATTCAATTACCGAGAGTCCTCTGATCCTGTTCAGCATCAGCAAATAAATCTCGAACGTTCTTCTCGGTTTCACCAACAAATTTGCTCAACACTTCAGGACCATTGATTATCTGGCAGAGAAAATAAAGTCCATTGAcaaacatacatacatataaatTACAATATGAGTAGGTAGGTCAACATATGCAAGTACAAAGGTCAGTTCGAATACCTACATCTTAGAGATGATTCAAACATCTTCAACAATATAAGTAAACCACCATAAGAACAGTAATAAGGCTATGTCCAATAGGATTCAAGGTTTTGAGAAAGAAGGGAGACAAATCCTAAGCATAGGGGAGAAAATAGAGGCCAGGCAGCAAAAGGCTCTCAAGCCCTTGACCTTCTTGGAATCTAAATGTCATTGGTTAGTTCACAAATACCCATGATGGGTTAAAGGCCTTCCACAAAAATAGCATCCATAGTAATTGAATAACCACACTAGGGAAAATAGAATACCTTTGGTTCTTTGCCATTCAACATCTTCCCTATTTGACGAGCCATTAGGGTTTTGCCAGTGCCAGGAGGCCCAAAAAGCAGCATACCTTTTACGTGTTTAATACCAAGCCTGGAAATGACCATGTAttacagaaagaaaaaatgcacCAGAATATAAgacatcatataaattgcaaaGCCCAGAATTCTGCTTTCTTTACTTGCTAGTCACATGAGGAGGGAAAACACGAGAAGCAAAAGCCCTTCGAAAGATATCCGCAAACTCTGCACTCAAGCCGCCAATGCCTAGGGACTCAAGGTTAAATTCTTTCTGCCTAAATATGTTGCTACTAGCAGCTTCACGTTGATTGACGACCTGAATATCAAGACAAAACAGTCAAGACAGAATCAACAAAATTACCACATTATAGTATAATGGCCAATAAAACTGCATCAGGAAGGTGTTCACTATCAAAGACTCAcacagcaaaagaaaaggatgttCACTATTTCTCCAAGCAATAAGTACAGAGCAAGTTTAAAGATCACAGAAGTTTCAGCTGTGCTCCATGAGCATGACAGACACCCTCACTGCACCCAAATTCTAATGCAAATTACTAGAGTTTCTGCAGTCAAAAATCAGATTTGAAGGATATACTAAGGAAAATTTCACCATATGACTTCAAATCTGGACCACAAaataaatgtcaaaaaaaaaaaaaaaaaaaaaaaaaaaaaacaagaaactgtataagatgaaaaagaaaataaattaaaaggaaaacCTTTATTCCACTAGCATTTGACGCTTCAAAGACAATGTATGTTTCATTTGTAATCTTTCCTCTTTCAGGAGCATTTGACCTTTCTTGTCCCTCCACGGCAGCTTGATTGACTGTGAAGATATAGTTGTTCCCATGATACTCAAATGATACCCTTTGCCCTACTGTCATAACCTGAAAATACATTTACATGTCGAcgtacataaaaaaatttatatatcagAGACAGAAAGGGCAAAATGCATGTCTAAGAAAAGTTCATAATAGTCATGGAGgcaaataaatacatgaactttcaGAGTCccatttcaataaatttagCTAACATAAAAGCATAGCCTTTTGTCATAATTCACTAAGTACTTGACAAGGAGATGTAGAGGTACAAGATGCAATCCTATGCTAAGTATGCACCTTTACCTCCAAGTGCACCATATATACTCCGATATTTTCCCAAgtataaaaaatgcatttcaaAGAAATGACAGACTATACTAAGTCCTTGACAGGGATATATTAGAGATCCAAGCTGCAATCCTACCTCAGCAATCCTATGCTGAATTGGCCCTTTATCAAAAAGTGCCCCTATGCCTGGGTTTTTCCCTACCTATTAAGAGAATGGCTTTCAAACACACTTAGATGCAGGAGTAGTTCCTAAAAATTCTCTCATCGTACTAACTGTGATTAGTCTGTTGATTCTCCTCAGTACTTGAATGAAGCAGGAGTTGTTCACCAGTTCAAGTTTTATACTTACtcattgaaaaacaaaatctaTCATTCAAATGATTTAATATTGTTTGGGATGAAAAGTTAGAGAAGCTTAGATGATCCTAGAAATTACGGATGCTAGAGTGTTGATCAGTGATATGTTTGCAGTTTTAAGTGAAAAGCCCCACAACAACTTCCTTCATAAAACTCATGCTACGTATCAACTACACTCACTTCTGGATTGGCATCATCCAGTAGGGTACTTATGCAGTTCAGTCATTGTCACTTGAAGACGTTGTTTCCATGTGTAGGTACATCATCTCacagaactttttttttttttttttttgtctagagCATGTTCATCTTTGTCTGGCACATGTGCAATACTCAAATCTATTCATTAGAAACCATACTAATTTACTTAGTTGTGGTGAATGTATGCATTTTCTTAATCTTGTTTATGACTGGAATCAACTAATTATAATAAGTCTGAAAATGCAGTTGTTATTTGACATTTTTAGGCAGCAGCAAATCTCTTCTACGTAtcccaaaagaaagaactcaTTCACACATTTGTGGATTGTTGTACGGGTGATCCCAAGAGATACTTTGTTGCATGCCTCATAAACTAGCAACTGGCTCATGAATTTCCCGACAAAGGGGGCAGAATAATAACTTGTAAACCAATAACCAGGACGGGAGGGGGATAGTTAATAAATGCAATGAGGCGAATAAATTTGACTTAATGAACATAATCTACACAATCCAAGACTGATACTACCACTATGCAAACTGGAATTGTTCTGAAAAATTGCACGCAGTACCTGGTCCTTAAACTTCTTCCGTAGTTGATTAGCCAGTAAAGCAGCATCAACctacaaaattcaaaaagaacATGAAAGGAAGTTCCATGAGACTGCTACTCACCTCCACGGAGAATCGCAGGACAGTCGGCTCGCGACATGCACACCTGTTCATTTTTGGCTCCTCTCTTGACAAACTCCAGCTCAAGCGTGAGCAACGCCAGATCGAAATTTTCCGGCGGCACAAACCTACATTTACAACCACCCCTTGAGACAATCTCCAATCACTACGAATCGCAAGTTCCGCGGTCCGCCATGGACTAACCTGCTAACGGAGATCGAGTCGCCGGTCGAAACCCTCGCGTAGCGCCGTTGGATGGCATTCAGCCCGATGTGACCAGGGCGGACATTCTCGTGAGGAGTTTCTCTCAGTTAAGGCCAACACACAATCATCGGACAGTTCGATCAAAGATCGCACAACACCACCGGAAAAACAATCACACGAATCGACAGAACTCgctcaaaatcaaacaaagcatcAAGCTACAAAATCAACGATCGATCCTAATCAACACCTCAAAACGAAAAGATCAAGCACGCAAACGAGAAGATCAAGCACGCATTCGGATTGACAAAACGGCGAGGAATCGAAACGACGAGAGGGAGGTCGGAGAAAAGGATATGAGACGGAGAGGACGAAGGAATCGGCGATGGAGGCGAGGGAGAGCTTGGTGCCGGGGACGGCGAAGTGGTGGAGATCGGAGGGGCAGCAGTAGGCGAGGTTGGTGAGGGCGAGGTCGGCGGCGGGCGTGTTGGTGACGATCATGGTGGACGGCGACGGGGACGACTGGAAGAACCGGCCGGCCATGGCTGCGATCGGTGGTGGTGGTCGACGTCGAGCGAGGGAGACGAAGttgagaagaagaaatgaagatcCGGTCTTGTTATTTATGGGTTCGGGTTCGGGTTCGGGTTTGGAATTTGGTAATATCCATTAAGGTAATTTCATGCTTTTTCACGCATTGATTGTTCTTCTACTGTGCACAATAGTATCTTGAATACTTTTTGTATTTCAAATtgcatttgttttgtgaaaactTTATGATAAACGAAAATTTTTGTGAATCCCTGTTCATTCCGTAAAGGCTTAGAAAATGAAGATCCGGGTTGtttatttaaatcattttgGGTTCGGGTTCGGGTTTGGAATTTGGTCCTTCTGTAATATCCATTAAAGGGATAATTTATGCTTTTTATTTGGGACACGCATTgactgttcttcttctttcttatggaaGGATTGACTATAATGTTTGTGCACATGTTCCGTATCCTGAATTTATTCTTTTCGTATTTCAAATTGTATTTGGAAAGATTTCAGTTGGGCCTTAAAGTTCTTATCCGAAAATcttaatgataaaaaaagaaatgcgaTTATATTTCGGGGTGAATCCTTAGTGGTCTCAGCTCTAAAAAAACCACCTTATTAAGGTAGTGAGGGATAAAGCTATAACATTTAAAGATGTCCCTCCTACCCCGAGGGGGTTTGACCCTGCGGTGTTTCTCTCGGCTATCTAGTGCTCCTTAGTTGCTGCTTTGCGCGAGTTGCTCCTATCTTTCTTGGCTCTCCGTTCTTAGCCGCTTCCTTGGCGACTGAGGGTTGGAATGCCTTGTTGTTATCTCTTTCCCGCtcgtttgttttgttgttgtgcCCTTGTGGCTTTCTTGTTTGCCTATGTGGCTTCTTACATTGGCTCCCCTACACTTTGTCTCCTTTGGAGGATTGAGTGTAGGTTTTTGGTGCCGATCTTTTGTATTTTGCCTTagctttatttatatatttattacctttaccaaaaaaaaaaaaaaaaagaaattttttttaataaaatatttttcaaaaatatagtTAGTTTTCCTTTAGTTTGTGATTAAGGATCGaaaatttcttatttgaaaGTGATTTTAATCTCATACCTttatgggttaataccctaaaaaaacccCTACAtctgtgataaaaaaaattttaccaccaaaaatcataaacgggtatacatttgacaaatttactaaaatgCGATGGCCTAAACTGAATAAGAGCTCCCATGACGTCTACCCAAGAcggaggggttcaaatcctgTGGGACGTACGAGATCTTAAGcgcgacgtcggggtggtgggtcctccgctagcatcGCCTCATGATTTACCcgccggctgccggctgtacATGTTCCctaggtataaaaaaaaaaacaaatacacttgtaacaaatttaccctatgttagttttcgttaaattatattgttaaattaaaaaatgacacgtgacagttaagcgatataccaatttagaattttacacTATGTTTGTCACATTTTACACtttttgtgatttgttttttgtggtattaatccgaTTTAGTAgagggtatatttatcacaaatttactagtttagggtttttttacggtcaaataaattagtttgggataaatttatcataaatgtacaagtttagatttttttatggtcaaccgggataaatttatcatagatgtaccaattttggatttttcatggtaaaaaatgcagttttgggtttttaaaaaaaaataattttgggtaaatttattacaaatataccagtttttggtttttcgtGTATTAACCCTATCTTTATCTACCACCCGCAAGGGTGGCTCCGCTGGTAGGCTCCAGGACCTCCACGCCGGAGGCCGGAGTTCAAGCCCCGCAACGCGAGCGGGGAGGCGGGAGACACTTGGCGACTTACCcggggtgcgtgggtggtggtttcctacGTGCCTCCCGTattaacaccaaaaaaaaaaccctatctTTATCtcaaacaaaaaatttcaaattttttaattttaagaaacgaattttaaattctttaaatttttatctttttatattttcaaaaaaatcaaaatttttaattattttaaaattttctcttttatttttcttttctttcctttttctttttctctttccttcattgCGATCGACCAATAATGGCCTCAAGCTCGTCGGTCTTGGGCAAGCTCAGCCTTGTCTACCTTGGACAAGCTCAATCTCAACAAGATTGAGTAAGCCACAAGCTCGTTGGCCTTAAGCAAGCCCGAATGCTAGGATTGGCCAAGCCATTAGTTCACCAGATCTGGCAAGCCTTGAGCCAGTGGCTTCGGCCAGCTCAAACTCGCCTAAATTGATTGAGCCTTGAGCTCATTAGCTTGCGGCATGGCTAGGCTTGTCGATTGTCACCAAGGCATGCAATCGGCATAAGACAagggagaaaggaaaataagaaaacaaaaggaaaaaaaaataattatttaaaaaaataattaaaattaaaaataacttttttataagaataaaatCTTCATTAACTAAGGACCCTACCGctaagaaaatgttttggaaatcattttcctgaatttaagttttGGTAGAAACATATTTTTCGTTAACTAGGAAAACATATTttattaactcatttttctagATAAACCAAataccataaaaatattttcgaaaaaagGGACCCTAAAAATACTTAATAAGAATAGATTTCTTGTAGCACTTTTAAGAAGAGACTTTTCAGTTTTCGTTTCCATTTGAGTCCATTACAATAGTAAATGTAAAATGTTTTACATGATTTAGAGGAGATGTTTTGAGATTCAATCAAGACGAGCGGGCCTTTGCTATGGTTTAGTTTGGCCCAACTAGCTATCAAGTATGTTGAAGCGTCTAACATGagaatggcataacaaggagaaaatatttagtgATTTCAAACAACCATGTCAATTGTTGACGTGATGTGATATCTCGAAATTTGGCCCCgtttcgaatatatgaaatggttatttcatcaatgcgcttatggttattttacttGGAATTGATTattcacgagttaactaatctattaggtaaTGCCATAAAGCGTTATAAAATCAGCAATGGTCAATACGACACTATTATAAATTGATTAGCTTATGGATACAAGTCGATTTGATGGAAGTATGTAGTCGaattgtgggtgatttcacatgattaataaactgattttttatttatattatattcatGATACGTAATTGAACTCTCGCAAttacatgacaatcgagagtcatcTAAGATTTGAAGATGCATAAACGTGGgttgaaaattatcgaccacgggtcaaatgcgctaaaacccctaaaagctacccgatagattAGGTCGTACTTAAGTCAagttcgatcgatttttaatcacgaaatttaatttggttttggAAATCAaacgttcgagcgtgtcacgattcaaTTATTGgatgtcgtctcatctttcAGCAAATTTTCaacgagtccgaaatttttcagaaaaatgatttttttggacaaaaagaaaaaggaaatgaaattcgGATGGGGAAGAAAATTGGATGTTTTTCTACCCAAAAAGCTTTATTTTGGGTAATTAGAGTTAAAAATTTGATTGGGAGACTATAGATGAGCTTAGGATAGAGAGTAGTCTCTACCTCCATATCCCAGGGGACCTCGAAATGTATCGGGCCCATCTCTATACTACAAACctgaaaatattttgacaacgacgggataaaataaaatctcagcgagttaaaaaccctaaacctcgattagaaCGCAAATTCGCCTAAAGGCATTCTAAGCACGCACCACACAAAAGCTCACCTCACCTCGGCACGCccttgcatattagcacatcTCGCACAACAATAATAGTATAATGTGCATAAATAACAATCAAAACACATACAAAAATTTTGCGTGCATTGTCAACACACGTGTTCTAATTATTAAGACCCCTTGAGCCACGGCCAACACAAGTGTCGGTGGTCTTCCGGCATAACATAACTAGGCATCATCCCCGGGACCAACCAATTTCACGAGTTGGTAGTGACGACGGTGTGGGTAGATGATGGCTTTGTGAATGTGGTGCCTCGCCACTTCAAAGCGTGGTTTATTATGGAGCTGAACGGTGGTTGGGAGGGTCCACTGCATGGTTTTGATGGACCGCCTGTCGAAAATGTGGATGGGCAAGATATTATGGATATCGACTTCCCTAACGATGTCGTAGTGGATTCAGATTCCGAGCCGGAAGGGCCCGGGAGCCATGCTCACTTGATGTTGTGCCCAACTTCGTGGCTAGGCTTGGGTACTAGAACAGATGTTGTAGCTTGTGTAGTGGGAAGTTAACCCCAACCCTTGACCCTTTTTGTTTGTAGGTCATATATGAGTTCCTTTTTGTGGTAGGCCTATATATATTAAACTCCTTGGGTTAACATGTTGGTATATAAATCATAGTTTGTGAGAACTCATAGTtgtgtttttactatccctattattgttgattgactgagtgtttaatttaattcgtttccgcatgtgtataatcgaaaaataaaaagaatggatcGGCGACACGTCCTGGGGTATCACATTTTTAATCAACCGTTGAGGGATGTTCGCATaatcggggttcggggcgtgacatgtgACATGCGTTTTTTAATCATGTCCAATAATAAGATGACACGTGTTTACTAAGTTTGaatgaagaaaagtaaaaggccaaattctcccttctctctcctccatcctTTGAGTAGTAGTAGGAAGGTGACCTTTGATGGCCATggccatcatcatcttcattagCATCCTTTGTCACCTTCGTCAACATCCCTTGTCCATGGCCAAATGAGTAGTCGTCGCTCATAGCTATGGCTTTAGATCTTGACTTCTAGATCAAGCTACCCCTTTTGGCATTAGTCGACACTTACAGCCATGGACAAGCGATAAGATACCTGAATGCGTTCGGCCATGGATAGGTAGATCTAGAGATTTAGCGAGTGAAGCCGATGAAGGTGATGACAACCTTGGATGATGGACACAATGCCAGATCTAGAGGTtggataaaaatagaaaaaagctAGAGTCAAAGGGGAGGCTCAGGCCTATGGCAAGCAACATTGGGAAGGGGTCCTCCATCATCTATGGCTATAAGCTTTACTTGTCCATAGCTTGTAAGGAGCTTTCTCCACAAATCTAGCAACCACGGATTGTGCATGCTTGTTAACAATGTTAACAATGGAAGCTCCAAATCACGTCGATGGATGAACAATGTTAACAATGGAAGCTTCTTTGCTTCATTGGAGTTGCAGATCTCTCACTAGTGTTGCTTGAGTTTTTTTGTCGTTTGGCTAGGATGGAGGAAAACAAAGGATGGTGGAGGAACATGGAGAatttgatcttttaatttttattccaacTAAGCAAACACGTCATCTTATTATTTGACATGATTAAAAAACACATGCTACATCTGTGACAgcctgattttccaattttaatttcaataaatttagacgggcatttcgttagCACGTATATAGTccatttccttgagtcggccactcatgtgaaatcTAGTCTATCCGGTGAAGCCGTtatgaaattctaatgcataagactcgagaatttgattaATAAGCGACCTTTCGATCGAgataatctgcaagggtcattacggcacaaataaaaatcgattagagatcggaaatAGGTTGGCTCggcagaggcatgtgatcaagtgtgggtgattccaccggatcgcataACTTTGGCCGATCGACACTAAACCGACTTTTCTAaagattgggtaccctgtgctcgtatttgaaactttgagatttcccccgacaaccgaaagttgtGGCTTGAAATGATTAACTGCAAGTCAAATGCACAAAAATTTGTAAACGCTGCTCGGTAGATTAGAATGCGCTAGTattgtgccaaagtgaaattaaccgtgaaattaaGATCGAATTCTGAAATTGAAAGTCATGGTGCGTCACAAACCTTATTAGgatcattggattaatttatggactttgaCTTGGActcaatttgaagaaaattgatggaaattgaagtaattggatgtgcaagaacttggaccccggaaaataaaattggacccattgaaaTAAATTGTAGAGGAAATGagttagtggaagatgacataggatgatgtcatggtaGTTGGGCCAAGAGAAGGAGATTTGGACAAGTGAAGGGTGGGGATGAGGCCTtggaaaggtgggatgtcacctcccccttgtccccatcatcttctccattttgaacttggaagagagagagagagagagggagaagctGCTGTGCGACCGCCGAGTTCCGTCCGCCCCCGTTGCCCGTTCGTCGCCCGCCACCGGAGCCGCCGTCGCCACTCGTCCGTGCGCGGCTGCTCGCGGTTCCGTGCGCCGAGCCACCttgcctccgcctccgccgcgaaGCCTCGACCGTCGCAGCTCCAAGCCGTCGCCCATTCGTCGTCGCCGAGgccccgtcgccgccgcccgtcgccgtGAGCTGCCGTTCGAAGCCCTAGCTTCCCTCGCCGGTCATTCTCCACCGCCTCCGCCCGTCcagccgccgtccgccgccctTCGAAGCTCGGTTAGTGCTGGAAAAACCAGCAAGAACCAGCTCTTTCCAAGCTTGTTTTGGCCCCTATTAGTcctcatttggtgttgatccgtgtaggtttgtcgtcggcgtcgtcgtgctcttcgccggagacttgtcggaaagcgattccggtgagtttaactcactaaaccccGATTAGCGGGTTAATCATGTCTTAAGTGCGTTTAGTTTAGGTTGATTGGGATTAGGTTGCTTTATTAGTTCATTTAAATATGGATTAGATTAGGTGGTTTAATTAAAGTAAAGCATGTTTAGTTTAAGagttaagtaggtttattttaaaaataaaccttgatgggacTTAAAggaattatttatgatttaaataaatgtttcgaaattgctggattatttaataataaatcatattccgaaaatcattaaaatattatattaaaaaaaaactcgaaaatttatttttgaccCTAATTgcttagaatttcgtgccgatcgtcgCTGTGTagttagaatttgaaattgatgattggttaatgcaaattgagtgccgATTGAGGAAAATATGaattttagctagaaaatcTCACGTGTCGGATTCGATATCGAAATTGGATTGTTTTAAAGGTTAATGTTGTGATTCGAAACATGTAAATTACGTGTGACGTGCCTTGAGTTGATTATAAATCGTTGCCTGGTAATTATGGGAATTGAATTGATCCATTAAGTTGGaattgcccctatatgggatgcccacgaGGTGGATGCGGGTCGCAGTGGATTCtaggcccatgctccttcgggaacgccGTCGATGTCTTGGACGGCcgcgctccaaggtggggaggcgatgcctggctatatgtcagtagatagccgaactgcgagtaggctatgcccttgtgtggcccTAATGATTGATGATTTGAAATGCTTGCTGTGGATGtgaatttaaatgaaattgattACATTCCGATGGCTCACGTGTTTATTATAACTTGTACTTGAGTGCGatgaattgtactaacctgcaggaaggcaaggaggcgaggtaagtcttctgtatTGTGTGGTTAGACCACTCtggggcgtatttactttctaataaaggtttaggaggggtgaacttgctgagacaaagtctcatcccggtttggggaaaaatattacaggaccgtag
Protein-coding regions in this window:
- the LOC104445277 gene encoding LOW QUALITY PROTEIN: vesicle-fusing ATPase (The sequence of the model RefSeq protein was modified relative to this genomic sequence to represent the inferred CDS: inserted 2 bases in 1 codon); translated protein: MAGRFFQSSPSPSTMIVTNTPAADLALTNLAYCCPSDLHHFAVPGTKLSLASIADSFVLSVSPHENVRPGHIGLNAIQRRYARVSTGDSISVSRFVPPENFDLALLTLELEFVKRGAKNEQVDAALLANQLRKKFKDQVMTVGQRVSFEYHGNNYIFTVNQAAVEGQERSNAPERGKITNETYIVFEASNASGIKVVNQREAASSNIFRQKEFNLESLGIGGLSAEFADIFRRAFASRVFPPHVTSKLGIKHVKGMLLFGPPGTGKTLMARQIGKMLNGKEPKIINGPEVLSKFVGETEKNVRDLFADAEQDQRTLGDESDLHVIIFDEIDAICKSRGSTRDGTGVHDSIVNQLLTKIDGVESLNNVLLIGMTNRKDLLDEALLRPGRLEVQVEISLPDENGRLQIFQIHTNKMKENSFLAPDVNLSALAARTKNYSGAEIEGVVKSAVSYALNRQLSLDDLTKPVDEESIKVTMDDFLNALKEIVPAFGASTDDLERCRLNGIVSCGNRHKHIYERAMLLVEQVKVSKGSPLVTCLLEGPSGSGKTALAATVGIESDFPYVKIVSAETMIGLHESTKCAQIVKVFEDAYKSPLSIIILDDLERLLEYVAIGPRFSNLISQTLLVLLKRLPPKGKKLLVIGTTSEVSFLDSVGVCDAFSVTYHVPTLKTEDAKKVLEQLNVFSEDDVDAAAEALNDMPIKKLYMLIEMAAQGERGGAAEAIYSGXEKIKIAHFYDCLQDIVRY